DNA sequence from the Leopardus geoffroyi isolate Oge1 chromosome A3, O.geoffroyi_Oge1_pat1.0, whole genome shotgun sequence genome:
TGGTCAGGATTGGAAAAGggaagagctgggagcctgcaggcTGAGGTTCCAGATTTTCCACCAATTACCAGCCATGGGGCCTTGAGCAAATAGCACAACCTCTCTAGGCCTCAACGTCCCTGATCCATGGAAGGGGCTGATTCAGGGGCACCCATGACAGCACCTGATCCTTATCTGTTGCTCAAGCGATGGAGGACCTTCTTATTGACTTGTTGTCACAACCAGGGGACGGAGTGATACTCACTGCTCACAGTGACCTGGGTGCCTGGTCCAGACTTAAACTCCACCTCACGGGCCCCTTTCTGGAACGTCACACAGTAGTAGGTTCCAGCGTCTGCTGGGGTGATGTTACTGATGCGGATGGAAAAGTCCATGGCGTTTCTCCTTGTGGCGTCTGAAACATTTGTTACTCGAGGGGAGTGAGGGTACCCTCCGAAACTGAAGATTAACTCCCGGTCTGGCCCCGTCCCCCTGAACCACCTGATTTTCCCAACGGGGGCCAGGGAGGTCAGGGTGCAGTGCAGAGTGGCTGTCTCTCCAGCTGTGACAGACACCAGCTTCTCGGGCTGGATCACCTGCAGCTCCGCCTCACCTGCCACACCTGGAGGGAGAACAAAGCAGGTATTTAGCATCCTTGTGCGATCCTGTATGTCTGCTCAAGTGTTTATCCACAACAGCTTTCACTGAGTGCACACCGTGAGCCCAGCCCGCTGCGCGTACACAGCATGTAGCCCTCGCGACGAGCCTGTGACACAGGACCCTGTTGCAGAcgaggaaaggaaaacacagagagaTTCAGTGATACACATatcacgttttctttatccattcatcaataatggacatttgggctctttccatactattgttgatagtgctgctacaaacactgGGGTGCACGTGTCCTCCAATCTGTGTTTTTGTATACTTGGGagaaatatccagtagtgcaattgctggctaaTGGGGTAGCTCTGTctctaactttctgaggaacctccatactgctttctagagtggttgcaccaggttacattcccaccaacagtttgAGAAGGTTTCCCTCTGtccgcatcctggccaacatccgTTGTTTCCTAAGGCGTTACTTTTGGCCCTTCTGACAAGTGTGAGTGGTATctaattgtagttttgttttgtatttccctggcgATGAGTGGTTTTGAGCATGTTTCTTCACGTATCTGTCAGTCGTTTGTACGTTTTCTCAGCCATCCAAAGGAATGCAATATTGCCAATAGCAATGACGTGAATGGAACCAGAGTGTGTTATGCGAAGGGAAATAGGTCAGTTGGAAAAAAGATACTGAATGATTCCAGTGATaggtggagtttaagaaacaaaacagatgaacagaggggaggggaaggaaaagtaaaataggatagaaatagaaaaggagcgaaccataagagactttttagCTATAGAGAACTATAGTGGGTttctggaggggaagtgggtggggggatgggctaattgagtgatgggcattaagaagcagaattgtcgtgatgagcactgggtgttatatgtaagcaatgaattattaaattctattcctgaaaccaatactacactatatgttaactaacttgaatttattttgttaaatataatttattgtcaaattggtttccatacagcacccaatgctcatcccaacagacataaataaatggaaaaacttccTCTGTTCGTGCATTGGAAGACttcatattgttaagatgtcaatactacctaaagcgatctacagattcaatacaattgTTATCAAAACCcccatggcattttttttttttttttgcagaaatggaaaagcccaTTCTAGAATTCATATGCAGTTTCCAGAGACCTAGGTCACCAAacaatcctggaaaagaaaatagttggGAAACTCATACTTCTTGATTTAAAAACCTACTACATAGTATAATAATTAGAGTACTATAGTACTGAAAAGAATAGAGGGATAgagcaatgaaattgaatagaaagcctagaaataaaccctcacatatatggtcaaaagattttcaacaagagtgccaagaccattcagtgaGGGAAAGAGTACTCTTTTCAATATGAGATGCTGGGAAAAcgggatatctacatgcaaaaaaagaatttgaacccTCATTTTACTCTATATAGAAAAATGAGCTCATTGGATGAagggacctaaatgtaagagctaaatgtataaaattcagagaaaaaaccATAGGCAAAACTCATGATATTGgatttgacaatgatttcttggataagaAACCAAAGGaacacataataaaattaaaatatatgtaaattggacttcatcaaaattaaaaacttttgcataGCAGGGGACaatattaaaagtgaaagagGGACGCCttggtcgctcagtcggttagacatccaactcttgatttcagctcaggtcatgatctcatggttcatgagttcaagccccaggttgggctctgtgctaacagtgcggagcctgcttgggattctctctctctctctctctctctctgcccctcctccacttgcactctctctgtctctctcaaaataaacaaacttacaaaaaaaaagtgaaagaactcacagaatgggagaaaatatttgcaaagcatatgtCTCAGAAAGAATTAATAACCggcatatataaagaattcctacaattcaacaaaaaaatgtcaaatagcCCTgttaaaaaatggaccaaagactaGAATAGACATGTCTACAAAGAAGATACTCAAATGGTGAGTAAGCACAAGATATtgaacatcactagtcattagaaaaatgaaaatcaaaaccacaatgagatacccttTCATCCCTGAGAATGgcttttatcaaaaacaaaagaaagcaaaaccaaaatacaagaaaattaaaaatcagaaaataaggaTTGAGTAAgctgtggagaaactgaaactctTGTATGTAgatggtagaaatataaaatggtgcggCCGTTGTGGAAACAGTTGTGTtatcattaatcattaaaatttaaatgtagaatttgtatgatccaacaattccactcttaggtaaaTATCCCCCAAATTACAGTTAAGTACTCAAATACTTGTACATCcttgttcatagcagcatttttcatgATAACCGAAAGGTAgcagaaaaaattcatttctatccatagatgaatggataaacaaaatgttgctGTAGgtatgtatgtgatatatatatacacacacacacacacacacacacacacacacatatgtatatatatacacacacacatacacacatacacacacacacacacacatatatatgtatatatatggaattttatTCGGCCTTAATAAGATTAATAAGCAATgatagtcttggggtgcctgggtggctcaggtggttgtgcgtctgactttggctcagtcatgatctcatggtttgtgagtttgagtcccacattggtctcactgttgtcagcaaagaacctgcctcggatcctctgcGCCTCTCTTTCTgcgtccctccccagctcacactctctttctcaaaaataaacaaacaacaataacagcagcGACAACAACCAAGAGCAGTGATAATCTGATATGTACTATAATCTGGATGAACCTCAAAAGTATCATTCTAGGGTGACATAtgccagatacaaaaggacagATATACGGTTCCATGTATATGAAGTACCTAGAAAAGACAGATTCATAGATACTAAAAAGTAGTTGCTGTGGGGGTGGAAGGAATGGAGAATTCTTGCTTAACGGGTACAGTGTCTGCTTAGGATGttgaaaaaaatcctgaaatgtGCGGTGGTACCAGCTTCACAACTATGTGaacgtacttaatgccactgaattgtatccTGAAAAATGGCTGAAATAGTAGATTtcgtgttatgtatattttagcaCAGTAAGACATATCTACTCAAACAAGGTGATCCCCCCCCATGTAGAGCCTTTCAATTGGACTAAATGgctcaaggagaaagaaaatgtatcgTTCCAGGGGCTCATGCATTTGAGAAATCTGCCCCCGAAGGGGGAGACAGAACCATGGGAATGTCTAAGCAGGGGAAATAGTAGGCTACAAAATTGTTCATGTTCTGCAAAGAGTTGTGGGATGTTGCCTATGGCTGAACATTGAGTTATGCATTGAAAGGACGCGAGCCGCCTTTGGAGCAATCGTTGAACTGCGTGTGCCAGACTCTGCAGGTGGATTTCACTGCCTCAGTGACTAGCCAGTctctgaagacacagagaaatacaaaattattccTTATTACTGGAAGTGTCCTAAAAACTAGGCAGGGATATAAATCAGAGAAACGGGCTGTTCTGGCACCACGCACAcacctgtgttcttttctattgCTCAGCGACTCCTCGGGGAGAAAATTTGTGGTTCACTCTTGCAGAGTGTGAGCTGGTAAAACCCATGCACTTAGCACGATTTGCGACTGAGCATGTCTCCTCAGGAGGGCACGTGTTACCACAGCCAGGTCTTGGGTGTGCCAAGAACATCAAGTGGTTTGGTTTATGAGTTTGGACGAGGAGATtggggtgaggaaactgagctaagacaaaaatgggaagaaacaggaaTGCATTTTTGGAGGAAGACATGGAGGGaccaggagagggaggaggtaAGAGGGATCAGAGCATCAAGAGGAAccagggtggggcacctgggtggctcagtcagttaagcgtcggactttagctcaggtcatgatctcacggtttgtgagtctgagccgtgcgttcggctctgggctgacagctcagagcctggagactgtttgaatcctgtgtctccctctctctctctctccctgcccctctcctgcttacactctgtctctctctctttctctctctcaaaatataaataaatacttcaaacaaacaaacaaacaacaggaaCCAGGGAAAGGTGTAAACTCTGCCATCTGTGAATCTATATTCCTCATAGATTTCCATCTCTGGCCCAGGCCTCGTCTCTGAACTCTGGATTTGTATGTGCAATGAGCCACTCAACAATTTGCATAGATAGAAGCAAACCTCTCACTGTTCACACTGTCCCCAACTGAactcctcagtttcccccacaTCCTTGTACATCTCAGAGGCACCTTTATTCTCCGAGATGCTCAGGTCCAAGCCCTTGGGAACCTCTCTTTCCACTCCAAATCCTATGTATCAGGAGATCCTGTTGTCTCCCCTTCTGCATGCACCCACAATCCgacctctttccccttcctctcctggctGCTGTCTGGGTGCAAAATGCTTTTCCTTGTTTGCACGAACACGATGAACTCTTGAATGCTCTAGTCGCTTCTGTCTGTGCCCTATGGTGTCTAATCTCAACCAAATGCTAGCATAAGTTAAAACTCATGGTGGATCATGTCATTCTGTCTTCAGAACCTTGCAGTGGCAACCATTTTACTCAGAGTGAAAGCCCAAACCCTTGAACAGAACAGGAGGATTCTACTCTCCTGCTGTTCCCGTGCTGTTCGGGAAGGCTCTTTCCCCAGAAGATCACATGGCTCACACCCCAAATTCTTGTAGTCTTTGCTCTAATCTCCCTGTTCAGTGATGCCCACCCAGGCTACCTCTTTAAATACCTCCCACCCTGAAGAGTCTCTCATTGTCTTCTCCAGCTGTACTGTCATGTTTTTCCTTAACACTCatcactttctaaatttttttttcaatagatgaaatttattgtcaaattggtttccatacagcacccagcgctcatcccaaaaggtgccctcctctatacccatcgcccaccctcccctccctcccaccccccatcaaccctcagtttgttctcagttttttagagtctcttatgctttggctctctcccactctaacctcttttttttttttttctctccttcccctcccccatgggtttctgttaagtttcttagaatccacctaagagtgaaaacataacaCTCATCACTTTCTAACATACTATGTTATTTCCTTATTTGGTAtgtctgttgtttcttttccttttctccactacGATATAACTTCCACGAGGGCatctactttttctcttttaataaccAGTATACCCAAAGCTCACATAACAGTTCTTGGCACCTAGTAGTTACCCAGTAAATATTGGTGTAATGTGTGAATTGCCCAGTGTGATCCCTGTCTGAGACCCTGCCCTCTATTTTCAGTGGAGAATTTCTCAGGAAAATATGATGAGAAGCTGAATTTCCCATGAAGAtgactgtgggggaaaaaaactacttGCATTTACTCAGAAAACGGAAGAgcccaaaagaaacaaaccacaaatgctcttcccccccaccctacccttccctccacccactgGCAGATCTGCAGAAATCTCATGGGATGGATGTGGGGCCATAGGGTTCGAGAAGAGCAATGGTTAGACCCGGGAGATCTAGAATCAGACTGCCTGAGTTCCAATCATAGCCCTGCCTTCACCACTGAGTGACCTTGGACTTTTCTGTGCCTTCTTTGCTTATCTGTAAGGTAGGGGGACAGAAATGTCTACCTTGGGTACAAAGATCACAGGACATAACAGACACAAGCGTTTCTAAGTGTGTGTGGAACATGGTGAGTGCTCAGGAAATTGGAAAGTGATTACGCATGAGATTTCCTGAGGCCTGGAGGCATCAGCTGACACTAGATGGTTGGGATCAGGATATGATTACAGGTGCAGATCATACAGGCAGGATCCTCGGTATCTTGTacccccttttttcctccccactcCGGTCCAGCATGGAGGACCTCCAAGGTAGTAACGCACAAAGTTCTACTCCTTCTACCCAGAGAGAAGTTTGCTTGTCTTAAGAGCTTGGTGGATGGTAAGCAGTACTTTAGAGAAGTAGAAAAAGTGGGTGAGGAGCTGAGAGACAGGGAACCAAACATCTGTTCACTGTGCATTTCACGTAGAGTGGACGTGGCGTGAGGAAATCGATAAGAAAGCGTTTTCAGATATCCCATACCCACGGGTGCACCCTTCCTCATGCccaaacatgtacacacacacatacacaagtgcATTCCCAAGTATACATGAAGTGTGGCCCAGCATGCTAGCATACAGATCACTTTGAGGATTCCATGAAATTGTCATACATGTTAAAAGCCGAGTAAAAGATTCGGCGCATAGGAATCACCCAACACATCGTTAACCGAAGTTTGGGAGGACACACAGCAGAACTGGAACTCTGGAGACCTCGGAGTGTGCTAAGTGATGCCtcttcttctgtttccctctctgtattttctgatgTTTGTTTAGTTAGCCTCCACCGAGAAGCCGAGCAGCATAACACGGTGGAAAGAATGAACCGTGGAGCTGGGTGGCCTGGACGTGAATCCCGGCAGCTGTACTGACTTAGGTAGGTGACACTGGGCCAGTTCCACTCTCTGCCTGAGTTTCTCCATCTGCCAATCGGGAGTACAGTCCTAGCTATCAGGCGGGGGTGTTGTGAGAATTAGATCATTTAATACCTACAAACTGGTCCTTGTGACAGATTGAAGCCTCCACTGTCTGGATGCCTCTGGTAACAAGCTGTAGGTGATGGATGCATAGAGGAAATGCTCAGATCCCCGACTTCCTGCTCTCAGATGACACCCAGTCCTTGGTCTTCTGTGGCAGCCCTGGGTAGCACACCTCTGGTTACCTGGAAGCCCTTGATGTCCAGGGACATGGGAGATGTTGTGGGATCAGGAAGAGGGGATTGTACCCCAAGGCAGTGCTTACCTGTGAGTCCCAACAGCAGAGCCAGCAGCAGGTAAGGAGGCAGGTggggcctggaggcaggggcCAACATTGCGGAGGCCTGGGGACCCTGCTCTGTGCAAATGTGTGTGCTGGGTAGAATGGGCCTCTGTTCTGTAGAGAGGAAAAGCCTTCCTTCTCCTGTCATTAGGGGAAGTGCCTATGATGGGGTGACATGGTTGTGGGGCAACAGTCTGCTTCTAGATTGTGAAAgagaagtcaggcagagaagacCTCACTTGGTGAGGggtcctcttctctttttcagaGAGTGGAGAGGCCCAGGAGAGATAATGCTTCCTGCCTGCATGgggcctctgccccctccagTGGGCCCTCCCCCCATCTTGAGGTCTTCATGGTGATTCCCGACTTGGGAGCCCCAGACTAAGGCGGATCTGCAGTTGGGGGCTGTGTCCCAAGCTCCTGAGCCCAGAACACTTTGGGATGGCTGGCTTGTGGCCTCAGGCTCCACCAGCCTGCCAGACGATGGGGTAGAAGTCTAGAAGTGAAGTAACTCCATGCTTTGGAGTTACTCAGCAGGAAGAAAAGTGGTTCACCCAGAGCCTGCCCAACTTTGTGATTGAACGAGGTCTATTCCAGAAATGACTCCCCATTCCAACCCTGTATGTTGCAACTGGTAAAATTTCACCCAAAGGCATAGTACAGTGTGGACCTCTGAAGTTGTctgtgcttggggcacctggctggcgcagtccgtggaacgtgtgactcttgatttggggacTGTGGGTTTGGGCCACACCCGTGCagattatctaaaaaaaaaaatcttagaataaaaaaaagcagTTGTATGTGCTTAcatcattttctctcctctttcaggAGAGGCAGTGGGTTATAGGTCCCAGAAATCATCACACTCCCAAGCATTTATCTGAGTGAAATGAAAACCAGGACCTCACAAAAACCCATGTGGGAATGTTTACAACATTCTGTAATGACAAAAAGCTGGAAACATCCCAAACGTCCAGTAATAAGGGAAGGCTTGAACGAACTATAGGGCATTCATAGCAGGAACTACTTCTGAGCAGTAAGAAGGAATAAATTATTTACATGTGCACAACTTGTAAGTTTCCGAAGGCATTATGTTGAGTGAACAAAATCAATCTCAAAACGTCACGTACTGTGGGAATCCACTTACACAACATTGTCGAAGTTGTAGAGAACAGATGGGCATGTGCCAGAGGTTTGGTGTGGTGGGGCGGGTGGGCACTCTGAAAAGCCAGCACAACGGAAACTTTGCGGCCATGGAGTTGTTCTGTACCCTGAATGTGGTGGTGTTTACACCAAATACACATGAGCAGAAAGACGCAAACAAAAGCTGGGAATGTTACAAGACTGAGCTATAAAACACAGTGCCGTTGTCATTCTAAGGTGGACACCCACTATGACGTTATCTAAAATTAACATATTAAGATGATGGGATAGAAATGT
Encoded proteins:
- the LOC123580398 gene encoding signal-regulatory protein beta-1-like; protein product: MTGEGRLFLSTEQRPILPSTHICTEQGPQASAMLAPASRPHLPPYLLLALLLGLTGVAGEAELQVIQPEKLVSVTAGETATLHCTLTSLAPVGKIRWFRGTGPDRELIFSFGGYPHSPRVTNVSDATRRNAMDFSIRISNITPADAGTYYCVTFQKGAREVEFKSGPGTQVTVSRRRAGSPGKDLELSPSLLVALSLGPKLLLLVSVSAIYGHRKRWIDCESWTRKTEPGDPGGK